The Herminiimonas arsenitoxidans genome window below encodes:
- a CDS encoding arsenate reductase (azurin) large subunit, producing the protein MSKNRDRVALPPVNAQKTNMTCHFCIVGCGYHVYKWDENKEGGRAANQNALGLDFTKQLPPFATTLTPAMTNVITAKNGKRSNIMIIPDKECVVNQGLSSTRGGKMAGYMYAADGITADRLMYPRFYAGDQWLDTSWDHAMAIYAGLTKKILDQGNVRDIMFATFDHGGAGGGFENTWGSGKLMFSAIQTPTVRIHNRPAYNSECHATREMGIGELNNSYEDAQVADVIWSIGNNPYETQTNYFLNHWLPNLNGSTEEKKKQWFAGEPVGPGRMIFVDPRRTTSIAIAEQTAKDRVLHLDINPGTDVALFNGLLTYVVQQGWVAKEFIAQHTVGFEDAVKTNQMSLADCSRITGVSEDKLRQAAEWSYKPKAPGKMPRTMHAYEKGIIWGNDNYNIQSSLLDLVIATQNVGRRGTGCVRMGGHQEGYVRPPHPTGEKIYVDQEIIQGKGRMMTWWGCNNFQTSNNAQALREVSLRRSQIVKDAMSKARGASAAEMVDIIYDATSKGGLFVTSINLYPTKLSEAAHLMLPAAHPGEMNLTSMNGERRMRLSEKFMDAPGDALPDCLIAAKAANTLKAMYEAEGKPDMAKRFSGFDWKTEEDAFNDGFRRAGQPGAGPIDSQGGDTGVLATYALLRAAGTNGVQLPIKRVENGKMIGTAIHYDDNKFDTKDGKAHFKPAPWNGLPKPVEAQKAKHKFWLNNGRANEVWQSAYHDQYNDFVKSRYPLAYIELNPGDAQSLGVTAGDVVEVFNDYGSTFAMAYPVKDMKPSHTFMLFGYVNGIQGDVTTDWVDRNIIPYYKGTWGSVRRIGSIEQYKKTVSTKRRAFDNA; encoded by the coding sequence CCGGCGATGACCAATGTCATTACAGCGAAAAATGGCAAGCGCTCCAATATCATGATCATTCCTGATAAAGAGTGCGTAGTGAATCAAGGACTAAGCTCTACCCGAGGCGGAAAAATGGCTGGATATATGTATGCAGCCGATGGCATCACCGCGGACCGGTTGATGTACCCGCGTTTTTATGCTGGTGATCAATGGCTTGACACGTCGTGGGACCATGCAATGGCCATCTACGCGGGACTTACCAAGAAGATTCTTGATCAGGGAAATGTACGCGACATCATGTTTGCGACATTCGATCATGGTGGTGCAGGTGGTGGCTTTGAAAACACTTGGGGTTCAGGCAAGTTGATGTTTAGTGCTATTCAGACTCCAACTGTCCGCATCCATAATCGACCCGCCTACAATTCCGAGTGCCATGCAACGCGTGAAATGGGCATTGGCGAATTGAATAACAGCTATGAAGACGCGCAAGTAGCCGACGTTATTTGGTCGATCGGAAACAACCCCTACGAAACGCAAACCAACTATTTCCTGAATCATTGGCTGCCGAATCTGAACGGCTCTACAGAAGAGAAAAAGAAACAATGGTTTGCAGGAGAGCCTGTTGGTCCTGGACGTATGATTTTTGTCGATCCTCGACGGACTACTTCGATCGCGATTGCCGAGCAAACTGCAAAAGATCGAGTACTGCATCTCGATATCAATCCCGGAACCGATGTCGCACTTTTCAATGGCCTTCTGACCTACGTTGTTCAGCAGGGTTGGGTCGCCAAGGAATTTATTGCGCAACATACTGTTGGCTTTGAAGATGCAGTCAAGACTAACCAGATGAGCCTGGCTGATTGCAGCCGCATTACCGGCGTATCAGAAGACAAATTACGTCAAGCTGCCGAGTGGTCATACAAACCGAAAGCGCCAGGGAAAATGCCACGCACTATGCACGCATACGAAAAAGGCATTATCTGGGGCAATGATAATTACAACATTCAATCATCACTATTGGATTTGGTGATTGCTACTCAGAATGTCGGTCGTCGTGGCACCGGTTGTGTGCGCATGGGTGGACATCAAGAAGGATATGTACGCCCTCCACATCCAACAGGAGAAAAAATATACGTTGATCAAGAAATCATCCAAGGTAAAGGACGGATGATGACCTGGTGGGGCTGCAACAACTTCCAGACAAGCAACAATGCCCAAGCTTTGCGTGAAGTGAGCCTGCGTCGAAGTCAGATCGTCAAGGACGCAATGAGTAAAGCTCGCGGTGCCTCTGCAGCGGAGATGGTTGACATCATCTACGACGCGACTAGCAAAGGCGGTCTGTTTGTAACCAGTATCAATCTTTATCCTACCAAGTTATCTGAAGCTGCTCACCTCATGTTGCCGGCAGCGCATCCAGGCGAAATGAATCTCACATCGATGAATGGCGAACGTCGCATGCGTCTGTCAGAAAAATTCATGGATGCGCCGGGTGATGCGTTACCGGATTGCCTGATTGCTGCAAAGGCCGCTAATACGCTCAAGGCGATGTACGAAGCCGAAGGCAAACCTGACATGGCCAAGCGTTTTTCTGGCTTCGATTGGAAAACTGAAGAAGATGCATTTAATGATGGTTTCCGTCGTGCCGGCCAACCCGGAGCTGGCCCTATAGACAGTCAAGGTGGCGATACCGGTGTACTTGCAACATATGCATTGTTGCGAGCGGCGGGGACCAATGGCGTACAACTACCAATCAAACGAGTTGAAAATGGCAAGATGATCGGCACAGCCATTCATTACGACGACAATAAGTTTGATACCAAGGATGGCAAAGCCCATTTCAAACCAGCTCCCTGGAATGGCTTACCCAAGCCGGTGGAAGCACAAAAAGCTAAGCACAAATTCTGGCTTAACAATGGGCGGGCCAATGAAGTATGGCAATCTGCCTACCATGATCAGTACAACGACTTCGTTAAAAGTCGATACCCGCTTGCCTATATCGAGCTAAATCCTGGTGATGCTCAATCCCTAGGGGTTACGGCAGGCGACGTAGTGGAAGTGTTCAATGATTATGGCTCTACTTTCGCAATGGCTTATCCGGTAAAAGATATGAAGCCATCACATACATTCATGCTTTTTGGATACGTCAATGGCATACAGGGTGATGTGACCACCGATTGGGTAGATAGAAATATCATTCCTTACTACAAAGGAACGTGGGGTAGCGTGCGACGTATCGGCTCTATCGAGCAGTACAAGAAAACGGTGTCCACAAAACGGCGCGCATTTGATAACGCGTAG